In Vicia villosa cultivar HV-30 ecotype Madison, WI linkage group LG7, Vvil1.0, whole genome shotgun sequence, the DNA window TTCGAtgcggatataaggccacataacatggttttatctaactacgaaggcaaaataggacaaactctgggagttgttcaagtcaatttgacagtaggctcagttaccaggccaaccatgttcatggttataccagcgaaggcaaactacaaccttttgcttggtatgaaatggattcatggagtagcagctgtaccctcaaccatgcatcagagggtgacaatttggagagaagatggtatagtggagaatatcgaaggtgatcagagttattacatggctgaggtcaaccaggtgaacaaaaacaacttcgacaggaatttggcaaacataggcccttgtcatgctgctgaagagatgtataccccaaacaaaaatgcaatgtactatttgactttacacccaaatggattccaatgggatagggagatcatggatggtccaccagatccagcaccatcggagaattatccagcagtacggccaacgggctgggacgatgacattaatcatgtctgagtctgcgttcttcgaaaagatttcggcctatgtggccgagaacaaaagaaaaacggctctcgaaaccgaactatcaaatacaaagatagatacagtcctaaccaaagaaggaatatcagAATTGGAAATACGTACGAGTTTTGAACTCCCTGAAGATACAGGTCCAGTGGAAGAGATCATAGGAGAAGAACCaggtcaaaggttagatgcaatatacgacgaagaaccgttGGGATTTGAAAAGGACCCGATGgtgtcgaacataaagatgttggcccaagatccacttgaagaagtcaatcttggagacaatgatcagaagagaataacatatatcagcgcgaaactagaaccagaattgaaagcaacggtcatcaaaatgttgaaagacaatagagattgttttgcttgggattatgatgaaatgcctggtctcgaaagagacttagtcgaattgaaattaccaataaaagaagggaagaagccaataaaacaaactcccagaagattcgcgccagagatccactcgaagattaaagcagaggtcgaaagactcttacggtgcaaatttatccgaactacaaggtatgttgagtggattgttaatatagtacctgtaattaaaaagaatggctcattaagagtatgcatagactttcgcgaccttaatgcagctactccgaaagacgagtatcccatgcctatagcagaaatgctagtagactcggccgcaggttttgagtatttgagcatgttggatggatattcgggatacaatcaaatttttatagcagaagatgatgtatccaagacagcatttcgttgcccaggagcaataggcacttacgaatgggttgtgatgccttttggtttaaaaaacgcaggggcaacttatcaaagagcaatgaattctatatttcacgacttcatagaaacattcatgcaagtgtatatagatgacattatggtaaaatctacctcgggtatgagtcatctcgatcatctgagccaatcattcgaaagaatgaggaaatatggcttgaagatgaacccccttaaatgtgctttctttgtgcaggcaggagatttcttgggtttcgtagtccacaaaaaagggatagaaatcaaccaaaacaagacaaaagccattatggagaccaagtctccctccacgaagaaagaattacaatcattgttgggtaagataaatttcttaagaagatttatctctaacttaagtggacgcacgcaagctttctcacctctacttcggcttaagcaaggaaaattcgaatggcgtgctgaacatcaagaagctttcgatcagataaagcaatacttgacttgtccaccaattctatctcccccaaatgggaagaagcacatgcgcctatatatttcagcatcagataaaacaataggcagcatgcttgcccaggaggatgagaatggcatcgaaagagccatttattacttaagtagagtactcaatgatgcagagactagatatactgatatagaaaaactctgcctttgtttgtatttctcctgtaccaaactcaagtattatataaagccagttgatgtttacgtttcatctcattatgatgttattaaacatatgttatctaagccaatactacatagtcgaattggcaaatgggctttagcccttactgaatattcattaatatttcagcctcttaaggcaatgaaaggtcagattgtgtcagacttcattgtcgaccatgcggtggttgaaaatcatcagcattgtgtagatttgaaaccttggaagttatatttcgatggttcaacgcatagagagggaactggtattggaatgttgataatttctcctgatgggattccaacaaagctcaagtataaaatcgaaggtccatcatgctccaataatgaagctgagtacgaggctttaattgctggacttgaggctttgttagaattggaggcaaccagagtcgaaattaaaggagactccgaattggtcattaaacaattgacaaaggagtacaagtgcatcaaagagaatttgatcatgtattttatcatcgcaaataggttgctcaagaaattcgaatacgtggaattaaaacatgtaccaagggtgaataaccaggaagcaaacgacttggctcaattagcttcgggatataaaatatcaaaagaaaagttggaagagttgattgaagtaagaggaagagcaatgtttactaaactttcgccaagtgatctggaagattcacaattgggttatgccaataaagaacaattcgaggtactaaatatagattcattggctgacacagattggaggaatccaattattaactatctgaaaaatccttcgacggatacagacagaaaaatcaagtatagagccctgtcatattttctgatgggaaatgaattgttcaagaaaactcctgaaggggtattgttgaaatgcttgggagaagcagaagcatacttggctctgtcgaacgtacatagtggagcatgtggtgcacatcaagcagggcacaaaatgaaatggctcttgtttcgttatgggatgtattggccttcgatgctaaaggattgcatagagttcgcgaaagggtgccaagagtgccaagaacatgcaggtatccaacacgctccagcaaacgaactaagtacaatagtaaaaccatggtctttcaggggatgggcactagatttgattggagagattcaccccaagtcatccaaagggcaaagatacattttggtaggaatagactatttcacaaaatgggttgaagcaataccactggcaaatgtggatcaagaggcggtgattgagtttattcagaaacacattatatatagatttggaatcccagaaagtataacaactgatcagggatcagtctttactggacgaaaaatgcaagattttgccagagaaataggtttcaagttgtttacttctacaccttattatgcccaagcaaatggacaggttgaagcagcaaacaaaataataactggccttatcaagaagcatgtaggaaagagacccaagaattggcataagactttggatcaagcactttgggcttgtcgaacatctccaaaagaagctacgaatacaactcctttccagttgacgtttggacatgacgcagtacttccaattgagatatgtttgcaatcagtaaggatacaaagacaagcagacattcctcccaacgtatactgggagttaatgatgaatgagttagtagatttggacgaagacagacttcgagcgctggaaatgataaaaaggcaaaaggaaagagtgtccagagcttataataaaaaggtgaaaggtaaaacttttgttaataatgacttagtctggaaagttattttacctatagatcgaaagaatcaggcacttggtaaatggtccccacattgggaaggaccctttcgaatcttaaaagtattctcgaacaatgcttatgaaattgaagaattagcagaagatcataggatcttgagagtaaacgggaaatatttgaagagatataaaccaagtatgcacgaagtaaggattgcaaagacgtagatacccagggtactacgaaaagccaaaatggtcaggcaccaaaatggcttcacaatcaggaagaattatggaaagaaaaatcaaagaagacaccaaaatattctttttcatttcaagcatgagagtacattcattacaaaaagatccaaagaataggatctgaagttacaaaagaaggaaggcataaatatatataaaaagattaaacctaaggtaaaaacttgctagtcaatcctttggtttaaattgtccaaagacaacacgggagaaggttcagcctcgaacatatccatggctccagaagtacgcatccttctcactacgcctttcttaagaaaaatatagctaaggagtctcccgtacggaagacaagtcacaacccctcgacggtcaacaccggcagagacagctttaacaagtcccttgaagatcatcaaagggatgttaattttcttccctcgaagaccacagaggataaactccaagtattcaaccatgatgttgttttcgtcaatccgccgaggttggaagttccccacgagcatctggtgccagatcctgatgactttggcactgaagcggtcattgtccataagagttctcagcatgagatgagtagtcatgctgaaactgttgtcatcaaaagtttcaccagagttattgcatttcatcagattggcaatagtggtgggagtaatgctgagacgagcgtgtcgaatagcagaatcaatggtggtcctaccttcaggatctatgcgtaaagacgcattcatccagaattctgccaccatgttggggtaaatagcaccctccaggacttcctcaaagtaaaagtctagttcctggttaacaaacagggtttcgatggtgatgaaatggcgaacaagttcatcctcagagagtctgaactcgcctctaatgagggctttgatgtcgttaaagaagagaggttcagccattgtaaggtaagaaagttgttctgaaagagaggttgtgtgttttctttttctgtgtttagtttggagagaaaacgtatgaatgagaaataaaggtgatattggaccctttatatagaaggggaatactgaagggtgggttttaattgccaatgagtgattggactgcggttggttttccaaagaaagaagttatggcttccgccgtttcccgcccttggaagttgagaagtaatcattaaactgatgcacgcacgtctgaaaaccgacgttttggagaaagtgacgtcacttttaataatgattatggctagaagaagtggaaacgtcaagtctagagacaagagtgctgcgaaggatgttcaggttctacatgttgcatttaataaaagcactgtaggaaatctaaagatatatcttggcaagaaattgaaagatttgctaaatcaacaatggcaaatatgATAGAGATAAAAGGGAGTCAaacgtacaaatattatatgtctatagtggcctcgattacaaaataaaggtgcaataagtaacaagatcgaaaacatttagttgaaatcctcagggagatcctttttgatcttcaaatattgagtctcccatgaagacatgcgaagttcaattagtgcccggtgtttcttcaacctttcgatttctggcactaacttttgtgcagcctcgaaatgtttcattcctgactgcaccacttcgagcaagtcttgttgattagacttttgtaggactgcttgacaactttcagcctcctttatcttgccctcgagtaccttgatttcttgtttccaagagccgattttcttctcataatcatcaatggccttctgattttctttaatatgagtggaagtacctttttggaagttctcctgcacatcattaaaagctgcagttagttcctgagcaaggctattagcatcaaaaatttgagagctataatactctgtccaccattgatgaaaatctggtgtagagtaaaaagaaggttcaaaaggaataggagaaagattggtgacgtcaacgtatttgtcgattttttgttcacattcttcttcagtcaaatacaaggtgtggaaacacatatggttccttttctcatataagcacttgggtgttatttgagttagcccaaattgtcttgagaccaagttcggttgatagcacatgaggatacattgaccttttgatggtcgaagacggtgggaaaacaatcttggagtcagaaaggcttcccaaatttccatagattcggtttgttgatcctgagatgttggtggaaattttcgagtaaaccattcaggacctattgttctgtgtacaaatggggccatagaaggatcgaactggtcacgccgagcaaacatcatcgaatacgccaggaaatgttcatgaagctttcccatttcttcttttggagttaggtaagctaacctggtcccctctatagttcgatttttgattatgctgtcctcctcattgacatctcctcgaaagggaagatgagtttcgaatgtagcattaagccacagttgcaatagccagaaaggaccagcgtaaagtaaactaccagatttgaaattcttggtaaggtttgcagcttcactaaggttttcataaagagaccctagaagtagttggctgaggctgagctttttcccagcatgcaattggttagccatgcaaaggtaccttttcgcaacttgaatagaccttgaacagaaggcacatcgtgaaagccataatgctagaaaagcaatatgctcttcatcagatactgtcgcttcagtggtaatatgatgcttctggatgaattccgtataagtgacttgcgaatcgttaaaaccaatagtgtcattatccatttcattggggtcgaaggtttcaccagttggtcgaagtcctgtaatagcggccacgtcgaaaagcgtgggggtaaccattccacatgggagatggaaggtgttgtgagaagcatcccaaaaatgaaccgctgctactaacatgggttggttgtattctaaacccgttcttgacagttgaatcaaatcgtatattcctaatgttttccagaaggatcctttttgtttctctaccctttctagccaggcatagtacaagtcaggatctttggctaaagggattgacctaaacacttttacagaattggtcatatagtttaacctaattttgtttgaagctaaagggattgcggttgaagtttcctcaatattagcagatttgcctaaaggagagcgaccgtcttcatctatcttaactttgctaactaatggtctagtcttgtagtaagcaggaaaaaacttattcatagattggatactttcactcggtaacggacccataaaggcaagagttttttcagagagttcaaagggaatgattacctgggaagcgtaaatagcgcgtatctcttcagtgttagggtttggaacgaactctcgttccccagaacgtgttgttgattggagcttcaaagcgggttgaagaacatttgaagatgaagccatgaagaaattttttgattaaaagaacaagattctaaaaagagtgaagatgtttcaatttttttgtgaagaagatgaatgaaaggcggtatagagacataagatcaagtatttaaaggtttaacggaaacctttttaaatcttttgggtaaagcccgagagacacgtggcggctggtgatttaatccaacggcggttgaatgagttagcttcactcctagtatgtaggagtaatgatcaggaagtaagattaaaacgtgggaatgtaggttatgagaagacatctttgaaaatgacaagacgtttcggaaacagtgttatcagtgattatgacgctagtcagcagtcttggaactttcaaggatcataaaaacgaaatcttataatgacaagaaacgcctatttctgttgattctcgaaacaggcatttattgggggcaatttgttagctgaagatttcgttttatgttgtttatccttcgaaggagttgaggatcgaaggaaagatggttactgatggccatcccttaaaaagtaaaagaatggctactgatggtcatgcttcggaaaataaagacttctaagttcgatgaagataagggaacgatgaaagattaatgaaagcatatgtcttcgggacttagacaaaattcatagaatatgtattcaagtattactacttagcgtgttttttagtagtgtttgtttaatacactgccacgcgtcgaagatggactcaggcgggaagatttgaaattcgaagacagtttcgtaaccgttcaacaacagatggcttcgctggaagttctgatgagaaacgtggcagcagattagtataggaccgttaaggtcgaaactagtataaataggagtcttagtgttaggattctgtgtgttcattttgtacaaatcactcacatatttactcaagtatcaagcgttaagagaaagagttcgctgagaaaatgtacgtatgacaccaccattttaatacatgcgtattatctttttgtttttatctttcagaattactgcatttcgtttacttcttgccatttacgtttctgcatctttactttaacgtcatttactttcgaattactttcatgctatttactttcgaagtcttttatatttctgcagtttaagattctttacgtttcaattgcccttttaattttttatgtcatgtcacttcattgaagtcacatttatatataacaaagtgattgtcaagactatttgttctgttaatcgaacaacgcttattgaagaagacaaataatgaatatggttcgaataaacattgataacaatcttcttgactatgtgtcctaggatcaatctagtcgatcctgcaagtaaccaaatcatatttattatagtttggaagactagcggttgtttaccggaaatcaccgtaaacaggaaTACAAAAGATCTTTGGATTGACTTCAACGGCTGTACTCTAGTATTCAGCTCCATAGTAAAAGTCTACCCATTCGTTAGTCTTGAGTAGGCGAAATTCTGAATTGTACTTTAGAATTGAGTCAATTTTTTTAGACTACATGACCAATTCGAAACAGTCTTAAAGGTTTTCCATACCATTCCTACCATCAACATTATTAAAGGTTTTCCATGCCATTACTACGATCAACATTAACAAGAATACCATTCAGATGATTACTCTCACCACATTTCTCTTTTGTCATAAAGATAAACACCTCCTAGTTCCTAATGCattttatatcttttatttttcataacAAGTTTAATTGCAATAAACAAAAACAAGGATGTTGCATTAATCAGATCTAGAACAGTGCATTACTCCTCATTAATATTAACCTGAACTATGATCTATATGAATATTCAACAAATATCATACAACATAAATCACAAAATCACATCATCAAAATAAGAAAAAACATTCATCACAAAGCTACCAAGTAAAACCCCCAAAAGCCAAGCATGAATAAACTACAGTATGTAGGACTTTCTCAGGCCCATTTAAGAAATAGAGAACCTTCTTCTTCTGGGCTTAGTCAAATCCACAGACCCATCTTCTAAATGGGTCGTATCCTTAGCCCCATTCTTGAACGGATTCAATTTTCCCAGCTTCCTCGACACAGAAGAAAAGAACGTCGTCTTCTTACTCGAATGCGACGACGTCGTTCCATGCACCTGAGCAACGTTCTTCTGCTGCATATCCGTAATGTACATCTTCATCTTCGTCAGCTCTGATCGTAACTCCTCATTCTCCCTCACCAACGACACATCCGTCTGTAACCGGTTCCTCTCCACCTCGGCAGTCTCTTCATCGTCGGGTCCACTCCTCAACCGCAACTGATCATAGTACAGCGCGTGTAACACAATCTGCACCGGTAACCGCTTATTCTGCGACGCATGCACACGCGCTTCGTAAGATAGCTTTAACGGATCCATGACGCTGCATACTTTTTCTCTTTCTATCTCGTCTAGCTTCGGGTGAGCCTGCAATAACAAACTAACTCGTTAAAACGGGTTCGTTTTCGTCAATGAATTGAACATTGAGTTTtattaaattcaaatttatttttacctTGAGATAGATATCCACGGCGCGGTATAGATCGTCGTCGACTTTACGAGCGTGTTTAGGAATAAGAATGGCGATTCCGTTGAACTTTGAGATGGTGAGTTCGCCGTACGCGGCGATCTCGGCGAGGTACATGTCGACGGTTTTGGCGACGCGCTGCATAGTGCCGGAGCAGGATTCTCTGAGGTCTACTGGTGTAAAAACTGCTGTGCTTTTTTGCTTATCCATGAATGCAGATATGATTCTGCGTACGCTTTCCAGATCGAAGAGTTTCTCACCGTCGTATGAGAGCGACATCACGAGGAGGTCGTCAACTGTCACATGCTCGAGGATTGCAGAGATTCGTTTCTCTAGGTCGCTTTTGCAGACGGTGGAGGCGCGGAGGTGGATCGCGCAACGGAGGAGGCAGGAGAGGAAGTTTACTGGGAAAGCCGCTTTCTCGGAGGGAAAGAGATCAACAATTGACTCTAGAAGATCTCGTTGTATTGATCTGGAGTCTGAATCGTCGTAACCTGAAGACCGGATTCCGTTGCCGGAGTGATTACGGACTAGGTCTTGGAGCGATCGCTCTGTGTAGGTAATCAGCGCGCTTGCAATGGTTGGAGGCTTGGCTCCACGCTGCTTCATACCATTGATGGCTCTCCGGAAGAAATCAATGTCGAGAACAGCTAGTTCCTCCGTCCACCAGTTCGCAGGCGAACGACTGGGGAAATTAGCCTCACTGCAAGCCTTGGCGCTGGTGGCTTCAATGCAGCGTTTAACTATATCGAGCTCATCGGCATAGGGGAGAAGATGCTGGCAAGACTTCAAAACGGCGACAGAGCCTGTGAGAGTGAAGAAAGCAACCTTAGAGAGAAATTCATCTGTCCGGCCGGCGAGGTTATTGTCGCAATACTGGTCAGTCATTTGAAGAAACTCAGCAGCACAGCGCAAAACGGCGACGTTATGAACTGTTATCTCGAAGTTGACACCATAACAGAACTTTGCTGCTTTCTCGAAGACTCCAGGTCCTCCTGGTATATCAGAGAGATCTATTCTGGTGAGTTCACTTTCATCTGATTCTATTATTAGTTTTCTGATGTAGTTGCTCTTTGCCACCAGCATAAACTGCAACAATATTGAAaaactttcattaatttttttaccATAAACATGCACTGAAAGAAGTTACACTTATTAACTTATGAACAATAATTCACATGAGTAATTTTATGGATACCTTGTGGAGGCAGAAACGGGCTTCTCCAACTTCAACTATAACATCAGTTGGGATTTCTTGAGAGAAAACCCTGCAATAATAATCAAAGTTATAAATATAGTCAATATGATGATAGATGTTAAATAGTAAGCATGTATGCATGAAGCATGCATAAGTTTGAAAATGGAAGAAAGTGGAGTTTAGGGTGTTGTGTACCATTGGCCAGTTCTCTCCATGGCAAGAGAGAGTCTATTGGGATTAGCTGCCATGAACTTCTATGGTTGGTTTTAGTATGGGGACTTGGAGAAAGAGTAACTAGGCAAAGAGAATAAAATTGATTGAGTTAGCTAGGCAATGGATTGCATGGTGGTGGGTGGGTGAGTTAATATAAGGACATTTTGGATCCTGTAGCTTCACCTGTTATTATTATGGTTTAATGATTTAATCTACTTGGATTGAACTTTGTGTTTGTGGTCCAAGTTTTTGATGTTAACTGGTCTGTTATCTTACTTATGTTAGTATCTTTTCTACTGATGTTATCTTTTCTGTAAAGTGGATAAGTTTTTTTTAAGGTAATATTCCAAGTCATTTTCCTATGGGTATGTCTTTTTTTAATCTGCTGGTAATAGTGCAGACAAGAAGAGACTATGGCTCTACTTGATATCAGTTTCATCCGGCAGAATGATGTGGGCTTTATTACTTTGTACCCGAATTctaccttttattttattttgagagaGACATTTATGTAAGCACCTGAATAATCCTCTCTTAGAAACTACTAGAGGAAGAACTAAGCCACTTGCATCTCATATTACCTGGGCACTCCATAATTCCTAATTTCTATCAAGTGTGCGAGACTATGTTTTGGGTTTTGACTACTAACAACTAAGACATGCACCAAAAATTCTTGTTCCAGCATGGAACAATGACACCAAATGTAACTTATAAATATGATAattatttcataaataattttaattactaaTTTGTTAAGAATAGATCGGGATGATAGTCTTGCAGTCCAATAATAATCtataagagcatctccaatggtgcaactcatttttgggttctttatgggtcccactagccacatcatcttaaaataatttttataatttttattttaattgtataattctaaaaagttattattgggcccacaactttaccttataaactaatttgattgggtaccacaattttttcatagttgcattgcaatgcaatggtactatgatgtgacatgtctaggtggagaacttattagaaggaactaccattggagatggtctaagtTGGCTCCAAACTTTAAAACACGAAGTTAGAAAACGAGATCAAGATGGGACGTGAAGCATATGGGATTCATTTAACTTGTGATTCAGACTGGGAACCAGTGGCTAAAAATCATTCAACAGCGTCGGACAGCGAGTTGGGCACCACACCCTTTCCCATCACTAGCTTAACTAGGTCGAAGTTTCTCCACGTCAGTCTTACCAATATTCTTCTGAGCAGTAGGCTCTACCTCACCGTAGCAGGATGGGATGAAATGAATATCCTGAATCAGCCATTACCCAATTATAGCTTTACACGTTCATAGACTAGATATCCTATCCACAAATAAAAAGTACCTTTCTTTCG includes these proteins:
- the LOC131616830 gene encoding root phototropism protein 2-like, with the protein product MAANPNRLSLAMERTGQWVFSQEIPTDVIVEVGEARFCLHKFMLVAKSNYIRKLIIESDESELTRIDLSDIPGGPGVFEKAAKFCYGVNFEITVHNVAVLRCAAEFLQMTDQYCDNNLAGRTDEFLSKVAFFTLTGSVAVLKSCQHLLPYADELDIVKRCIEATSAKACSEANFPSRSPANWWTEELAVLDIDFFRRAINGMKQRGAKPPTIASALITYTERSLQDLVRNHSGNGIRSSGYDDSDSRSIQRDLLESIVDLFPSEKAAFPVNFLSCLLRCAIHLRASTVCKSDLEKRISAILEHVTVDDLLVMSLSYDGEKLFDLESVRRIISAFMDKQKSTAVFTPVDLRESCSGTMQRVAKTVDMYLAEIAAYGELTISKFNGIAILIPKHARKVDDDLYRAVDIYLKAHPKLDEIEREKVCSVMDPLKLSYEARVHASQNKRLPVQIVLHALYYDQLRLRSGPDDEETAEVERNRLQTDVSLVRENEELRSELTKMKMYITDMQQKNVAQVHGTTSSHSSKKTTFFSSVSRKLGKLNPFKNGAKDTTHLEDGSVDLTKPRRRRFSIS